Below is a window of Bacteroidota bacterium DNA.
AAACTATTTATATTCTCAATTTTAGCTTCGGCATGAATCAAAACTCCTGTATTGCGATTTTCGACCCATCCAAAAATTCTATGATTTAGAGCAATTCTATAAATAAAAGGACGAAAACCTACGCCTTGTACAAGCCCTTTTACCTCAATTAAATATGCCTCAGTTTTTTCTATTTGCATTAATAATTTTTCATTAAAAAAACGTGCAAACATACAAGAATGTTGATTAATGAAAAAATTGAAATTATTTCTATTATTTGATTTGTAAACAGATTAAATATTTCAACACAGTTTTTATAATTCAAAAATTACTAATTTTCGCCTTTTGAAATTAGCTGAAATAAACAATAGTATTTATTATGGAATTATATGTAATTGAGACAGGGAATTTAAGATTGGACGGTGGAGCTATGTTTGGAGTTGTTCCAAAAGTGATGTGGGAAAATCTGTATCCGGCAGACGAAAATAATTTGTGCAATTGGGCAATGCGGTGCTTGCTCGTGGTAGATGGCGATAGAATTACTTTGATTGACAACGGAATTGGAGACAAACAAGGAAAAAGTTTTTTGAAACATTATTTACTTAATGGAGACGATACTTTGGCTGGCTCACTGAAAAATTGTGGTTTTAGTTTCGATGATATTACCGATGTAGTTTTAACACATTTGCATTTCGACCATTGCGGAGGCAGCATAAAATACGATGAAGAAAAAAATCTCGTTCCTGCTTTTAAAAATGCAAACTTTTGGGTTAGCAAAAAACAGTGGGAGCTTGCAAAAAATCCTAATAGGCGAGAAAAAGCCTCTTTTCTTGAAGAGAATATTTTGCCAATTGGTGAAAGCGGAAAATTGAAACTTGTTGAGGGTGAAGAAGAAATAATCCCAAATATTACTGCAAAAATTTTTGATGGACATACTGTCGGACAAATTATCCCTTATATAAATTATAATGGAAAAACTATTGCCTATATGGCTGATTTATTGCCATCTACTGCTCATATTCCAATGCCCTATATTATGAGTTACGATACTCAGCCTCTTCTGACTCTTAATGATAAAGAAAGATTTTACAAAGATGCTCTCGATGGCAATTTCATACTTTTTTTCGAACACGATATAAAAAATGAATGTTGTACATTGAAAAATACAATTAAAGGAGCCAGAGTTGATAAAATTTTTAAGTTAGAAGACATTTAGTAATGTATGCAAAATGAACACAAAACCAATTTTTTGCTTGTTTTTATTTCTAACCATTTCTGCAATTTTTTCATGCACAAATTCAAACATAGAAGGAAGAAGCAAGGAATTTTCAAATAATAAATCATCGGGAACGCTTAAAATATTTCATGCCGGGAGTATGACTGTTCCGATAAATGAAATTGCAGATTCTTTTAAATTGGTGCATCCAAATATAAAGATTCTGCTCGAATCTGCTGGCAGTAGAACTTGTGCAAGAAAAATTACCGACTTAAAAAAAGATTGCGACCTGATGGTTTCGGCAGATTATGCTGTAATTGACAATTTGCTAATTCCCGATTTTGCAAAATGGAATATAAAATTTGCAAGCAACGAAATGGTCATTGCTTTCACAGAAAGATCGAAACTAAAAGACGATATAAATTCAATAAATTGGTTCGAAATTCTGTTTGATGAAAATGTTGCTTTTGGGCGATCCGACCCGAATTCTGACCCATGTGGCTACCGAAGTGTTTTAACAATCAAATTGGCTGAAAAGCATTATAATCAAAATCAGATAATTGAGCTTTTGCAAAAAGATTTGAATTATGTCCGCCCAAAAGAAGTTGACTTATTGAGCCTGCTTGAGATTGGTGCTATCGACTATATTTTTATTTATCGTTCGGTAGCTCAGCAACATAGCTTAGAATACATTGTCCTCCCGGATGAGATAAACCTAAAAAGCCCAAAATATGGTGCATTTTATAAAACAGCTTCGGTTAAGATAAGTGGAAAAAAGCCAAATGAATTTATTACAAAAAATGGAGAACCAATGATTTACGGGCTTACAATTCCTGATAATTCTCAAGATAAATTATTAGCTATAGAATTTACAGAGTTTTTTCTTAGCGAAAAAAAAGGTATGAAAATAATAGAGAGGAATGGCCAAAAATCGCTAATTCCTGCTATTTCCGAAACATTCAGTTTCGTTCCAAATAGATTGAAAAAATTTGCAAAACCTCAATAAAACTGTGAAAAAATACTCATTGTTTCAGCTATTATTGATTTTCCTCAGTGGATTAACTTTGATATTTATAGTGGCTCCACTTCTTATAATGCTATTTGATACTAGTTTAGGACAGATTATTGAAACAACCAAAGACGATGAAGTTTTGGGTAGCATTTGGCTTACTCTTTGGACTTCAATGCTAGCTACAATTAGTTTTTCGATAATTGCAATTCCATTTTCATACATCCTCTCAAAAAAGGATTTTCCTTTCAAACAATTACTTCTTGGAATTATTGATTTACCTATTGTGATTCCTCATTCAGCCGCTGGTATTGCTATTTTGGGTTTCATCTCGCGCGACACAGCTATTGGCAAGTTTGCTTCTCTTTTTGGCTTGAATTTAGTTGGCCATCCTTTTGGAATTGCTATTGCAATGGCTTTTGTAAGCATTCCTTTTGTTATTAATGCATCTCGCGATGGTTTCAGCAATGTCCCCGACAGGCTCGAAAAAGCAGCTCTAAATCTTGGTGCGTCGCCCGTACAAGTATTTTTTACAATTTCTCTTCCATTAGCATGGCGAAATATTCTATCTGGTTTAGTTATGATGTTTGCACGGGGCATGAGCGAATTTGGAGCAGTAGTGATTGTTGCATATCATCCGATGATTACGCCTGTTTTGATTTTCGAGCGATTCAGTTCATTCGGGTTAAATTATGCCCGTCCGGTTGCAATAATTTTTATTGCAGTTTCATTAGTAGTTTTTATTTTAATGCGTTTTTTTGTGAGAAAAAAATAATGTTAGAAGAACAAAAAAATATGGTCAAATAAGCATGTTAGAAGTTGAAAAAATAAACAAAAAATTCAATTCGTTCGAGATAAAAAATCTTAGCTTCAAAGTAGAAAAGGGAGATTATTTCGTAATTCTTGGCGTTTCAGGTTCAGGGAAATCTGTTCTGCTTGAAATAATTTCCGGATTGATTTCCTCTGACTCAGGAAATATTTTTTTGGAAGGTGAAAATATTTCCCGTAAAAAAATCCAAAAAAGAAAAATTGGCCTTGTTTTTCAGGATTTTGCTGTTTTTCCACATTTGTCGGTTTTCGATAATATTGCTTATCCGCTCAAGTTCAAAAAACTTAAAAAATCTAAGATTAAACTAAAAGTAGAAAATATAGCTACTGAAATGAATATTTCACATTTGCTCGAAAGAGAAGTGAAAATGCTTTCCGGCGGCGAAAAACAAAGGGTTGCACTTGCAAGAACTCTTTTGTTAGAACCCAAAATTCTTTTACTCGACGAGCCATTAACATCGCTTGATGTAATTTTGCGGAACGAAATTCGGGGATTGCTTCGGGAAATAAACCGCAAAGGAATAACTATAGTCCATGTTACGCATGAATACGAGGAAGCAATTTCTTTGGCTAACAAAGTTGCTATTATGCAAAATGGTGAAATTGTACAGTATGGAAAACCTAAAATCGTTTTTCAGAATCCCGAATCAGAATTTGTTGCTAATTTTTCGGGCGACAAGAATTTTTTCAAAACAAAAATAGTTTGTGATGAGAAATCGGGCACAAAAGTAGCTGAAATTGAGAATGACATGAAATTTATTATAGCAACAGAATGTGATGAATGCGAAGGAAATATCATAATAAAAAGC
It encodes the following:
- a CDS encoding solute-binding protein; protein product: MNTKPIFCLFLFLTISAIFSCTNSNIEGRSKEFSNNKSSGTLKIFHAGSMTVPINEIADSFKLVHPNIKILLESAGSRTCARKITDLKKDCDLMVSADYAVIDNLLIPDFAKWNIKFASNEMVIAFTERSKLKDDINSINWFEILFDENVAFGRSDPNSDPCGYRSVLTIKLAEKHYNQNQIIELLQKDLNYVRPKEVDLLSLLEIGAIDYIFIYRSVAQQHSLEYIVLPDEINLKSPKYGAFYKTASVKISGKKPNEFITKNGEPMIYGLTIPDNSQDKLLAIEFTEFFLSEKKGMKIIERNGQKSLIPAISETFSFVPNRLKKFAKPQ
- a CDS encoding ATP-binding cassette domain-containing protein encodes the protein MLEVEKINKKFNSFEIKNLSFKVEKGDYFVILGVSGSGKSVLLEIISGLISSDSGNIFLEGENISRKKIQKRKIGLVFQDFAVFPHLSVFDNIAYPLKFKKLKKSKIKLKVENIATEMNISHLLEREVKMLSGGEKQRVALARTLLLEPKILLLDEPLTSLDVILRNEIRGLLREINRKGITIVHVTHEYEEAISLANKVAIMQNGEIVQYGKPKIVFQNPESEFVANFSGDKNFFKTKIVCDEKSGTKVAEIENDMKFIIATECDECEGNIIIKSNEIILSKEKIESSACNNFRGKIGHIVPTTNGVEVKIDIGVFLYVVITKSSSRKLDLSNNINIWLSFKATAIKFIKT
- a CDS encoding ABC transporter permease; this translates as MKKYSLFQLLLIFLSGLTLIFIVAPLLIMLFDTSLGQIIETTKDDEVLGSIWLTLWTSMLATISFSIIAIPFSYILSKKDFPFKQLLLGIIDLPIVIPHSAAGIAILGFISRDTAIGKFASLFGLNLVGHPFGIAIAMAFVSIPFVINASRDGFSNVPDRLEKAALNLGASPVQVFFTISLPLAWRNILSGLVMMFARGMSEFGAVVIVAYHPMITPVLIFERFSSFGLNYARPVAIIFIAVSLVVFILMRFFVRKK
- a CDS encoding MBL fold metallo-hydrolase, which gives rise to MELYVIETGNLRLDGGAMFGVVPKVMWENLYPADENNLCNWAMRCLLVVDGDRITLIDNGIGDKQGKSFLKHYLLNGDDTLAGSLKNCGFSFDDITDVVLTHLHFDHCGGSIKYDEEKNLVPAFKNANFWVSKKQWELAKNPNRREKASFLEENILPIGESGKLKLVEGEEEIIPNITAKIFDGHTVGQIIPYINYNGKTIAYMADLLPSTAHIPMPYIMSYDTQPLLTLNDKERFYKDALDGNFILFFEHDIKNECCTLKNTIKGARVDKIFKLEDI